AATGAGAGCTACCAAGGCTTTTAAACTTGAAGGTATTTTTAGACATGCATATAAATTCTTCAGATCTAGAGTTACCACTACTGCTGTGTCCTGGTACCAAATTACTGCATGCTGTGAAGTTCAAATTCACCCCTAATGGTACTAACTCAATGTCCTCTCCTCAGCACTAGGGATGTTGATGTTAGCACTGCCCtgctgaagatcttttggttctttgcttgtatttgaGACTGTATTTCAAAGGCAGGGCTGCAGGTGGAaagctgctgttgctgttttCTGGTTCCTAATCACCGCAGGTGTTGTAGTTCAGACTCATTCCAGTAGTCTCGCTGGATCATGTGCCTACAGCAGAAGCACTTTTATCAATAGCAATGCATTTGcatattttaaattaacataGAAAAACAAGCCCGAGAACTATGATCCACAATAGAAGGGGAGAGAGGGGTCCGTAAGCTGAGCTGAACTTGTAACCCTGCACTAGCCAGCACATGCATTGGTACTAGTGCTAAAACCAGCCTGATCAGGATGATTTTTAAGGCAAACTGCACCAAAAAGAGCATCTCCCCAGCTATGAGGTGATATAGTGGACATAAATCGGGAGAACCGCTTATCCGAGTGTGGTGAAACCTGGTAAGGACATTCTTGCACAAGTGTTTGAGAATATCTGGATCTAGAGTCTGTGAAGTTTGTCTCTGTTTCTGCACTGCTAGGCCAGGGAACAAAACAGAAATTGAAACTGAAAAATTAGATTTAACCAAATAACTTCTTCACTAATCTTATCTTAatgtttattctttattttttttagaacccCAAACTGTGAAGTTTTATTAATGCTTTTTCTTTCTgtgttattatgtatttctttgttaCAGTGCAAAATCCAGTGGTACTAAAGATATGTGATTTATGGAACACTCTTTTGCATGAGAGGTTCTCGTTTGTGAAGCATGTATATTTAATGTACAGAGGTTCACTGACAGGCCTTATCATACTTGCAGACAGTATTATATTCAAGCCGTTGCATTCAGTGAAGTACGGTTTTTCTTGCTTTTGATTTTCCTCAGTGTTTAGTTTGGGGTTCcctgtttaaaatacttttaataagGGATCGCCAAACAAAGACAATTTCACGATCtggatcatttaaaataaaacatcccAGCTTACCTCCTCTTCTCTGCCTCCTGCTACAGGTTGCAAGATCAAAGCTCTCCGCGCCAAAACCAACACCTACATCAAGACCCCGGTGCGCGGAGAGGAGCCTGTGTTTCTGATCACCGGCAGGAAGGAGGATGTGGCCCTGGCCAGGCGCGAGATCATCTCTGCGGCCGAGCACTTCTCCATGCTGAGGGCCTCTCGCAATAAGCTGGGGGTGAGCTTCGCTGGCTCCCCGCCCAGCATGCCGGGCCAGACCACCATCCAGGTGCGTGTGCCCTACAGGGTGGTGGGGCTGGTGGTGGGGCCCAAGGGATCCACCATCAAACGCATCCAGCAGCAGACCTGCACCTACATCGTGACCCCCAGCCGGGACCGTGACCCCGTCTTCGAGATCACCGGCTCCCCAGGGAACGCGGAGCGCGCCAAGGAGGAGATCGAATCCCACATCGCCTTCCGCACTGGGGGGCTCCACGATCCCAACAACGAGAATGACTGCCTGCTGGAGAACCGACTGCACCAAGTCTGGGGGCTCCAGGGAAACCGCAGCAGCTACCGGCAAGACAGCGGCCTCCCCGACCCCCTGTACAGCGAGGACCCCGCCGAGCTCGCCAGCGACAAGTCTTATTACCCCTCCAGCGACTGCTGGGGAGACCCGGAGTACCCCAAAGCAGTGGCCTTCTACCCCCAGCAGCGCTCAAAGAGCTTCGGAGGCCTGCCCCTGGCCCTGGGTTTGCAGGATCCGTGCGGCGCCGTTGGCACTCCCTCAGCGGGGCACGCCCAGGCCCGGCGGGCGCACAGCGAGCCCTTCCCCAGCCGGCTGGGTCCCTCCCCGGGCTTGCCGGTTCCGAGCTCCCCACCCAGTGCGCGGGACTGCATGACCTGCTTCGAGAGCAAGGTGACCGCGGCCCTGGTGCCCTGCGGGCACAACCTGTTCTGCATGGAGTGCGCCATCCGGATCTGCGAGCTGGCACACCCCGAGTGCCCTGTGTGCCACACGCTGGTCACACAGGCCATTCGGATAttctcttaattttattttttatttgtttttttaacccgcaaaaatatttttttatttcttctttttttatatattttgtacttttttttttaataattacagctttttaaaaaatcggttcatttttttttttaaatacgcagCACttctaatgatgatgatgattataatTACTGTTAATATTCTGCTCTGTGAACAAACAGCGCAATTGATGTGAAAGCTGTTTTCCAGAGGGGGTGGCAGCAGTTCTTATTTGATAGCAGCTCTTCTTGCTCCTATTAAAACCCTGACTCGATC
This DNA window, taken from Acipenser ruthenus chromosome 35, fAciRut3.2 maternal haplotype, whole genome shotgun sequence, encodes the following:
- the LOC117965151 gene encoding RNA-binding protein MEX3B-like; this translates as MPSLLVLAGIMKKNGGYGGALAGSGFGTEGLLVPPDEEEDSRALRVALGQLSLLGLGDTDDGGGGGGGPGGTRAQDRTNNNNHNNNHHTGGGGGGGNGCGETGLLSGKSKLCALYEAGSGECKGRGCNITECVPVPSSEHVAEIVGRQGCKIKALRAKTNTYIKTPVRGEEPVFLITGRKEDVALARREIISAAEHFSMLRASRNKLGVSFAGSPPSMPGQTTIQVRVPYRVVGLVVGPKGSTIKRIQQQTCTYIVTPSRDRDPVFEITGSPGNAERAKEEIESHIAFRTGGLHDPNNENDCLLENRLHQVWGLQGNRSSYRQDSGLPDPLYSEDPAELASDKSYYPSSDCWGDPEYPKAVAFYPQQRSKSFGGLPLALGLQDPCGAVGTPSAGHAQARRAHSEPFPSRLGPSPGLPVPSSPPSARDCMTCFESKVTAALVPCGHNLFCMECAIRICELAHPECPVCHTLVTQAIRIFS